One Deinococcus sp. LM3 genomic region harbors:
- a CDS encoding toprim domain-containing protein, which translates to MSALTRALEALTPGAVLRNLAAYLGKSAPHLHSEARGEVCDFRPGQEEENPSLSYKAGNGGPIFHRFGGDGFGSDERKGGTLAFLESAGIPREEAKRLIFEWAGVKDEPGERGTVPSSRPAPVDPKAARLAKADAALSKLRPLEAGNHGAALRGWERLQAGDTHPEALELARRGLTPALASGLLTAYRWTGKVQGGKARPLSRHILPGAVAFEVTGPDGTPWAVKARNPGDKAAIKAANTQRYVYVGRGQSTPAMCGPGQEGAARFLIVEGELNAVACLLMLGAVAPLEAARGWAVQGVASASALPHVAHLPAGAQVYVYADPDEEGEAARTKWAELLTARGCQVFQVGGDVSPFAVEGKADADACDALGTVGQGADPEGHAAHVGARLLEAVEAARPWKPEPAQEDAAQVTGEDRPAWCEPGDVPTGPRMAYGVRGGKLAALTLKKEDGEEWVSPETLADFTAFITAEVIEEDGSGDARRVFQIEGHRPDGAPLFPPTVTVTTAEFSGMAWPVAKWGGEARLPAGNGKKDKARDAVQVLSNARGYPRRTVYQHTGWIQHPEHGPVYLSAGAVIGARGGVPGVSVELTGRLSAYALPDPVRLEDGTPRPAEDLRAAVRASLALLELAPDTVGVPLLGAAYRAALGQADFVVWTVGETGRHKTAFMGLVMAHYGARWGRKFLPDGWNSSANALESNAFRVKDALFVIDDFKPSGSAGDRAKMDGTARRIISGQADGAGRATLTADRKTRVALYPRGLIASSAEDLPRVHSDRARLVMVEVLRPLIDSDPKSKAYYRGEENGVNGVYALALAGFIQGAAASWDAVRAGGAAHGARVRALSAHFQGAHGRTGDNNAELAYGWEVFLSFALQVGAVGEAEALALWERVGEALRATARDQGEHLREADPVARALALLSGLLAQGRVYLEDLRRGGAPDADAAPLCGWQRRAFQGMHGEEETFTTKPGAVMVGYHVHEGGHDWACFLPDGTHEALQRAAQGQAGAALPDAGKLWGNMRDRLHSAGLMRCEAEAGGRVRATAKRKTPDSQRKHLLMLRLPLGDSYESVGTLGTLGTQGEESATTTAFNCVPNLNYFSYELGTLGTLGKEEAFSSSPVTPAPTPRALTLEDLEGYGEGEDLPGVVTL; encoded by the coding sequence GTGAGCGCCCTGACCCGTGCCCTCGAGGCGCTGACGCCCGGCGCAGTGCTTCGGAACTTGGCCGCGTACCTGGGCAAGAGTGCCCCGCACCTGCACAGTGAAGCGCGGGGCGAAGTGTGCGACTTCCGGCCCGGTCAGGAAGAGGAAAACCCGTCCCTGTCCTACAAGGCAGGGAATGGGGGGCCGATCTTCCACAGGTTCGGCGGTGACGGCTTCGGCAGTGACGAACGCAAGGGCGGCACGCTGGCGTTCCTGGAATCTGCCGGGATACCGCGCGAGGAAGCAAAGCGCCTGATCTTCGAGTGGGCGGGCGTGAAAGATGAACCCGGCGAAAGGGGAACGGTCCCCAGCTCGAGGCCTGCACCTGTGGACCCGAAGGCGGCGCGGCTGGCGAAGGCTGACGCGGCCCTGTCGAAACTGCGCCCGCTCGAAGCCGGGAATCACGGCGCGGCCCTGCGCGGCTGGGAACGCCTGCAAGCCGGGGACACGCACCCCGAAGCGCTCGAGCTGGCCCGGCGCGGCCTGACCCCGGCCCTGGCGTCCGGTCTGCTGACCGCGTACCGCTGGACAGGGAAGGTACAGGGCGGGAAGGCCCGCCCCCTGTCCCGGCACATCCTGCCCGGCGCGGTGGCCTTCGAGGTCACGGGACCGGACGGGACGCCCTGGGCGGTGAAGGCCCGGAACCCCGGAGATAAGGCGGCAATCAAGGCGGCGAATACGCAGCGGTATGTGTACGTGGGGCGGGGCCAGTCCACCCCGGCCATGTGCGGCCCCGGTCAGGAAGGCGCGGCCCGGTTCCTGATCGTGGAAGGGGAACTGAACGCGGTCGCGTGCCTGCTGATGCTGGGGGCCGTGGCCCCGCTCGAGGCGGCGCGCGGCTGGGCTGTGCAGGGCGTGGCGTCAGCGTCAGCCCTGCCCCACGTGGCCCACCTTCCGGCCGGCGCACAGGTGTACGTGTACGCAGACCCTGACGAAGAGGGCGAAGCGGCCCGCACGAAATGGGCGGAGCTGCTGACCGCGCGGGGGTGCCAGGTCTTCCAGGTGGGCGGGGACGTTTCCCCCTTCGCCGTGGAAGGGAAGGCGGATGCTGACGCCTGTGACGCCCTGGGCACCGTGGGCCAGGGCGCAGACCCCGAAGGGCACGCGGCCCACGTGGGCGCGCGGTTGCTCGAGGCGGTGGAAGCGGCGCGGCCCTGGAAGCCGGAACCGGCGCAGGAAGACGCGGCGCAGGTGACGGGCGAAGACCGGCCCGCATGGTGTGAACCTGGGGACGTGCCCACCGGCCCCCGCATGGCCTACGGGGTGCGCGGTGGGAAGCTCGCAGCGCTGACCCTCAAGAAAGAGGACGGCGAAGAGTGGGTCAGCCCTGAAACGCTCGCAGACTTCACGGCATTCATCACAGCGGAAGTGATCGAAGAGGACGGCAGCGGGGACGCGCGGCGCGTCTTCCAGATCGAAGGCCACAGGCCGGACGGCGCGCCCCTCTTCCCGCCCACGGTGACGGTCACCACTGCCGAGTTTTCCGGCATGGCGTGGCCCGTGGCGAAGTGGGGCGGGGAAGCCCGGTTGCCCGCCGGGAACGGCAAGAAAGACAAAGCACGGGACGCCGTTCAAGTCCTGAGCAACGCACGCGGCTACCCGCGCCGGACGGTGTACCAGCACACGGGATGGATCCAACACCCGGAGCATGGGCCGGTGTACCTGAGTGCCGGCGCCGTGATCGGCGCGCGGGGCGGCGTGCCGGGCGTCAGCGTGGAACTCACGGGGCGGCTGTCGGCTTACGCCCTGCCTGACCCCGTGCGCCTGGAAGACGGCACGCCCCGCCCGGCGGAAGACCTGCGCGCGGCCGTGCGGGCGTCCCTGGCCCTGCTCGAGCTGGCCCCGGATACGGTGGGCGTCCCGCTGCTCGGGGCGGCGTACCGGGCGGCGCTGGGTCAGGCTGACTTCGTGGTGTGGACGGTCGGCGAGACGGGAAGGCATAAGACCGCGTTCATGGGTCTGGTCATGGCCCACTACGGGGCGCGGTGGGGCCGGAAGTTCCTTCCTGATGGGTGGAACTCGTCGGCGAACGCCCTGGAAAGTAACGCCTTCCGGGTGAAGGATGCGCTGTTCGTGATTGATGACTTCAAGCCGTCCGGCAGTGCCGGGGACCGGGCGAAGATGGACGGCACGGCGCGCCGCATCATCTCGGGTCAGGCAGACGGGGCAGGGCGGGCCACGCTGACCGCTGACCGGAAAACGCGGGTGGCGCTGTACCCGCGCGGTCTGATCGCGTCTTCGGCCGAAGACCTGCCCCGCGTTCACAGTGACCGGGCGCGGTTGGTGATGGTGGAAGTCCTGCGCCCCCTGATTGACTCTGATCCGAAGTCGAAGGCGTACTACCGCGGCGAAGAGAACGGGGTAAACGGCGTGTACGCCCTGGCCCTGGCTGGCTTCATTCAGGGTGCGGCCGCTTCCTGGGATGCGGTGCGGGCGGGCGGCGCGGCGCACGGCGCGCGGGTACGTGCCCTGTCGGCACACTTCCAGGGCGCGCACGGGCGCACGGGGGACAACAATGCAGAACTGGCCTACGGCTGGGAAGTGTTTCTTTCCTTCGCCCTCCAGGTGGGCGCGGTCGGTGAGGCGGAAGCCCTGGCCCTGTGGGAACGGGTGGGGGAAGCCCTGCGGGCCACGGCGCGGGATCAGGGGGAACACCTGCGGGAAGCTGACCCGGTGGCCCGCGCCCTGGCCCTGCTGTCCGGCCTACTCGCACAGGGCCGCGTGTACCTCGAAGACCTGCGCCGGGGCGGCGCGCCTGACGCTGACGCGGCCCCCCTGTGCGGGTGGCAGCGGCGCGCGTTCCAGGGAATGCACGGCGAAGAGGAAACATTCACCACGAAGCCCGGCGCGGTCATGGTCGGCTACCACGTTCACGAAGGCGGGCACGATTGGGCGTGCTTCCTGCCGGACGGCACGCACGAAGCCCTGCAACGGGCGGCGCAGGGTCAGGCGGGCGCGGCCCTGCCGGACGCCGGGAAGCTGTGGGGGAACATGCGGGACCGCCTGCACAGCGCGGGCCTGATGCGCTGCGAGGCGGAAGCCGGGGGGCGGGTGCGGGCCACGGCGAAGAGGAAAACACCGGACAGTCAGCGTAAGCACCTGCTGATGCTTCGCCTTCCCCTGGGTGACTCTTATGAATCTGTGGGGACTCTGGGGACTCTGGGGACACAGGGCGAAGAAAGCGCGACTACCACGGCATTTAACTGTGTCCCCAACTTAAATTATTTCTCTTATGAATTGGGGACTTTGGGGACTCTAGGTAAGGAAGAGGCGTTTTCCTCTTCGCCGGTCACCCCTGCCCCCACCCCCCGCGCCCTGACGCTCGAAGACCTGGAAGGGTACGGCGAAGGCGAAGACCTGCCCGGCGTGGTGACCCTGTGA